A stretch of the Marivirga tractuosa DSM 4126 genome encodes the following:
- the trpA gene encoding tryptophan synthase subunit alpha: protein MTKRIEHIFQQKGKEKLTIYFTAGYPNLEDTGTVLKALDKADVDIIEIGMPYSDPLADGPVIQQSSMKALENGMNLNKLFEQLADLRKITDKPVFIMGYCNNVLKYGTEKFCQKCAEVGVDGLILPDMPMHEFKLQFKPIFEKYNLKNVFLITPKTSEERIREVDAQEGGFIYMVSSSSTTGGSWGDSPERLDYLKRIQAMNLKTPRMVGFGISDHEALSMVNQHSDGGIIGSAFIKALDEDDLEGSIERFVEMIKPPSPQKAP, encoded by the coding sequence ATGACAAAGAGAATTGAACATATATTTCAGCAAAAGGGAAAAGAAAAGCTGACCATTTATTTCACGGCAGGATATCCAAATTTGGAGGATACTGGTACTGTCTTAAAAGCACTGGATAAAGCGGATGTTGATATCATTGAAATAGGTATGCCGTATTCCGATCCCTTAGCTGATGGGCCAGTTATTCAGCAGAGTAGCATGAAAGCGCTGGAAAATGGTATGAATTTGAACAAGCTTTTTGAGCAACTAGCTGATCTACGAAAAATAACGGATAAGCCAGTTTTCATCATGGGTTATTGTAATAATGTATTGAAATACGGCACTGAAAAGTTTTGCCAAAAGTGTGCTGAGGTGGGTGTTGACGGATTGATTTTACCTGATATGCCAATGCATGAATTCAAATTGCAGTTTAAGCCGATTTTTGAAAAGTATAATTTGAAGAATGTCTTTTTGATTACTCCGAAAACCTCTGAAGAAAGAATCAGAGAAGTGGATGCTCAAGAAGGCGGATTCATTTATATGGTGAGCAGTTCAAGCACCACAGGTGGAAGCTGGGGAGATAGTCCAGAAAGATTAGACTATTTGAAAAGAATTCAAGCTATGAATTTAAAAACACCAAGAATGGTAGGTTTCGGAATCAGTGATCATGAGGCTTTAAGTATGGTAAATCAGCATAGCGATGGTGGTATCATCGGAAGTGCATTTATTAAAGCATTGGACGAGGATGATTTGGAGGGTAGTATTGAGAGGTTTGTCGAAATGATAAAGCCCCCTAGTCCACAAAAAGCCCCCTAA
- a CDS encoding anthranilate synthase component II yields MKILLLDNYDSFTYNLVEVIRQLKLNVEIDVIRNDKITLDEVAQYDKILLSPGPSVPEKAGIMLDLIKRYAAEKSILGICLGHQAIGQAFGGKLLNIQPVMHGIQSTAKLDSHYLFEGVEKKIHIGRYHSWVIDEVDFPSDLEITARSEDGQIMACKHKKYDVCGLQFHPESVMTPEGSRILRNWIAP; encoded by the coding sequence ATGAAGATACTATTACTCGATAATTACGATTCCTTCACTTATAATTTGGTGGAGGTCATTAGACAGCTAAAGCTGAATGTAGAAATAGACGTGATCCGAAATGATAAAATTACCCTAGATGAAGTGGCTCAATATGACAAAATTTTGCTTTCACCAGGCCCAAGCGTTCCTGAGAAAGCAGGCATTATGTTGGACTTGATTAAACGCTATGCAGCTGAAAAATCAATTTTAGGAATTTGTTTAGGACACCAAGCTATTGGCCAAGCCTTTGGTGGCAAACTTTTGAATATACAGCCTGTTATGCATGGAATTCAAAGCACAGCAAAGTTGGATTCTCACTATCTTTTTGAGGGAGTTGAAAAAAAGATACATATAGGAAGATATCACTCATGGGTTATAGATGAAGTAGATTTTCCGTCAGATTTAGAAATCACTGCTCGTTCAGAAGATGGACAAATCATGGCTTGCAAGCATAAAAAGTATGATGTGTGTGGTTTGCAGTTTCATCCCGAATCAGTAATGACGCCAGAGGGTAGCAGGATTTTGAGGAATTGGATTGCCCCCTAG
- a CDS encoding efflux RND transporter periplasmic adaptor subunit gives MAKKKSSKKPLYILLGIVAVLIIAAIIGKKSGVIGQPPSISVETEEVKKRTIIEKVNASGTVQPVVEVKLSPDVAGEITELAVEEGDPVNKGDLLVKIRPDNFQSALERAQANLNQQKAALAQAEASLERAKAQLTQAKQTFERQKKLYEEKVISTSDYEAAVANYQIAQNDKLASEKSVLAARYTVKSSQATVDEASENLRRTTIYSPVDGTVSKLSVELGERVVGTQQMAGTEMMRIANLNNMEVRVDVNENDIIRINIGDTANIEVDSYTYMEKEFKGIVTAIANTANDKASQDAVTEFEVKVKILNSSYKDLIKDDGDSPFRPGMTASVEIMTETKKDILTVPLSSVTLRSPEIEKDSTASAEVDKREPKKEKEVVFIVQDDNTVKMTEVSTGISDFEYIHIQEGLTAGQKVVRGPFLAISKTLEDGDLVEEKKSNKTIKEE, from the coding sequence ATGGCTAAGAAAAAATCATCAAAAAAACCATTATATATCCTTTTAGGAATAGTTGCTGTCCTTATCATTGCAGCGATTATTGGTAAAAAATCGGGCGTTATTGGACAACCACCTTCTATTTCAGTTGAAACAGAAGAGGTAAAGAAAAGAACCATTATTGAAAAAGTGAATGCCAGCGGTACAGTTCAGCCCGTGGTGGAAGTAAAATTAAGTCCTGATGTGGCTGGAGAAATTACTGAGTTGGCTGTGGAAGAGGGTGACCCTGTAAATAAGGGAGATTTATTGGTGAAAATAAGACCTGATAATTTCCAAAGTGCATTAGAAAGAGCACAAGCCAATTTAAATCAACAAAAAGCAGCATTAGCACAAGCAGAAGCTTCTTTAGAAAGAGCTAAAGCTCAGTTGACTCAAGCAAAGCAAACTTTCGAACGTCAGAAAAAATTATACGAAGAGAAAGTAATTTCAACTTCTGACTATGAAGCTGCTGTGGCTAATTACCAAATAGCCCAAAATGATAAATTAGCATCAGAAAAAAGTGTCTTAGCAGCCCGTTATACGGTCAAAAGTAGTCAGGCTACTGTAGATGAAGCAAGTGAAAACTTAAGGAGAACTACTATTTATTCTCCTGTTGACGGCACTGTTTCCAAACTTAGTGTTGAGCTTGGTGAAAGAGTTGTAGGAACTCAACAAATGGCAGGAACCGAAATGATGCGAATTGCCAATCTGAATAACATGGAGGTTCGAGTAGATGTAAATGAAAATGATATCATCCGAATTAATATTGGAGATACTGCTAACATTGAGGTCGATTCCTACACGTACATGGAAAAGGAATTCAAAGGGATTGTAACTGCTATAGCAAACACGGCTAATGACAAAGCATCTCAAGATGCTGTAACTGAGTTTGAAGTGAAAGTAAAAATCCTCAATTCTTCTTATAAGGATTTAATAAAAGATGATGGCGACTCTCCTTTTAGGCCAGGTATGACCGCCAGTGTTGAAATCATGACGGAAACTAAAAAGGATATTTTAACTGTTCCTCTTTCATCTGTTACATTGAGGTCTCCTGAAATTGAAAAAGACTCAACTGCAAGTGCAGAGGTAGATAAAAGAGAGCCGAAAAAAGAAAAAGAAGTTGTATTTATTGTTCAGGATGACAATACCGTTAAAATGACAGAAGTTAGTACTGGAATAAGTGATTTTGAATATATTCATATCCAAGAGGGTTTGACTGCAGGTCAAAAAGTTGTAAGAGGGCCTTTCTTAGCTATTTCAAAAACCTTGGAGGATGGTGATTTGGTTGAGGAAAAGAAAAGTAATAAAACTATTAAAGAGGAATAA
- a CDS encoding phosphoribosylanthranilate isomerase: MKEMEKQDLKVKICGMRDKENIQQLIELEPDYLGFIFYEKSARYVSEIQMQEIIKLNFGETERVGVFVNESVENILRFADQGFFDVVQLHGNESPEVVKSLKAEGLEVVKVFSVDDDFEAKVLNKYADVDYFLFDTKGKLPGGNGVKFNWDVLEKSKIKKPFFLSGGLGVEDMEIVKNFKSKNLYALDFNSKLELEPGLKDVEKVKELLKPPNPPAGGEFGS; encoded by the coding sequence ATGAAGGAAATGGAAAAACAAGATTTGAAAGTAAAGATTTGCGGGATGCGAGATAAGGAAAATATCCAACAGCTTATTGAATTGGAACCAGACTACTTAGGCTTTATTTTTTATGAAAAATCGGCTCGATATGTTTCGGAAATCCAAATGCAGGAAATTATTAAACTGAATTTTGGTGAAACCGAAAGAGTGGGTGTTTTTGTGAATGAGAGCGTTGAAAATATTCTACGTTTTGCAGATCAGGGATTTTTTGATGTGGTTCAACTGCATGGAAATGAATCTCCAGAAGTGGTAAAGTCATTAAAAGCGGAAGGCTTAGAAGTTGTTAAAGTATTTTCAGTAGATGATGATTTTGAGGCCAAAGTATTAAATAAGTATGCTGATGTTGATTACTTCCTATTTGATACTAAAGGTAAATTACCAGGTGGAAATGGAGTGAAATTTAATTGGGATGTTTTAGAAAAAAGCAAAATTAAAAAGCCATTTTTCCTTAGTGGTGGTTTAGGTGTAGAAGACATGGAAATAGTAAAAAATTTTAAATCTAAAAATCTTTATGCACTGGACTTTAATAGTAAGCTGGAGCTCGAGCCGGGATTGAAGGATGTGGAGAAAGTGAAAGAATTACTAAAGCCCCCTAACCCGCCAGCTGGCGGGGAATTCGGAAGTTAG
- a CDS encoding DUF3307 domain-containing protein, whose amino-acid sequence MISFLLKTLIAHVIGDFVFQPDHWIKDKQFKKAKSKFLYFHIVIHAALLFILFQFNMEFWLVFLIIPVSHYMIDILKIYLEKSINSRYLFTFDQLAHLTVILGLGWHYYPQELTLNIQLSNTLLLLMLSITLLTYGVAVFIKVIMSKWDLPEDSDKDSLSKAGKYIGILERLFVFSFVVMQEWQAIGFLIAAKSVFRFGDLSRAKDRKLTEYILIGTLLSFGFAILVGLMYKYISNHL is encoded by the coding sequence ATGATTTCATTTCTCCTCAAAACTTTAATAGCACATGTGATTGGTGACTTTGTATTTCAACCAGACCATTGGATCAAAGACAAACAATTTAAAAAGGCGAAATCAAAATTCCTTTATTTCCATATAGTTATTCATGCGGCCTTATTGTTTATACTTTTCCAATTCAATATGGAGTTTTGGTTAGTATTTCTAATTATTCCTGTAAGTCATTACATGATTGACATTCTTAAAATCTATCTTGAAAAAAGTATCAATTCTCGATATCTGTTTACATTTGATCAGTTAGCTCATTTAACAGTAATTTTGGGATTGGGATGGCATTATTACCCTCAAGAATTGACCTTAAATATCCAACTATCCAATACCTTATTGCTATTAATGCTAAGTATCACATTGCTTACTTATGGCGTTGCAGTTTTCATAAAAGTTATCATGTCGAAATGGGATTTACCCGAAGATTCCGATAAAGATTCATTATCAAAAGCAGGGAAATATATCGGAATTTTAGAACGACTGTTCGTTTTCTCATTTGTGGTAATGCAAGAATGGCAAGCCATAGGATTTTTAATCGCTGCCAAGTCCGTTTTTAGATTTGGAGATTTATCTCGCGCAAAAGACCGAAAACTAACAGAATATATTTTGATCGGAACATTACTCAGTTTTGGCTTTGCTATATTAGTCGGTTTGATGTATAAATATATTAGCAATCATCTTTAG
- a CDS encoding TolC family protein has translation MLRIFIVFIFLTIGLNAHGQDKWSLQKCVDYALENNLQVKQSGLDVESAEISLFGSKMSTLPNMNGNLGLNTSTGRSIDPFTNTIIDRGINSQNAGLNASLPLFDGGQRYNSIKRDQFGQLAAEKDLESVQNDVTLNVVTFYTNILFNKELLETAKLRLLTTESQENRVEKQVEIGALAQADLLQIRQQKANDELEVVRAENNLEISYLQLKQALQIPADQEFDIEIPELPEPNEGELMESSSNVYQYALQNQPVIKAAEFRKESAMRGIGVARSGYYPSLSLNAGISTNYSSAAPDRFPVLGSENVTIPQEIGYVPLPNGERQPVFDDVTVPSESAENTYWNQLDFNQRRFVGLSLNIPIFNRFQVKNNVQQSIINHKRSEYQLTSAKNQLQQTIEQAYLDVKAAAKSYQALKNSYEAAELSFRNAEQRLELGATDAVEFTQIKNDFERVKSDLIRAKYDYIFKLKVLDFYQGKPLNF, from the coding sequence ATGCTTAGAATTTTTATTGTATTTATTTTCTTAACCATAGGGCTAAATGCCCATGGGCAGGATAAATGGTCATTGCAAAAATGTGTTGACTATGCTTTGGAAAATAACCTGCAAGTAAAACAATCCGGATTAGATGTTGAAAGTGCAGAGATTAGCTTATTTGGCTCCAAAATGAGTACTTTGCCAAATATGAATGGTAATTTAGGATTGAATACTTCTACTGGTCGTTCCATTGATCCTTTTACTAACACTATTATTGATAGAGGGATTAATTCTCAAAATGCCGGTTTAAATGCAAGTTTACCTTTATTTGACGGAGGCCAAAGATACAACAGTATTAAAAGAGACCAGTTTGGTCAGCTTGCAGCAGAAAAAGATTTAGAAAGCGTGCAAAATGATGTCACCTTAAATGTCGTTACTTTCTACACCAACATTCTTTTCAACAAAGAACTGCTAGAAACTGCAAAGCTCAGACTTTTGACAACTGAAAGTCAAGAGAATAGAGTAGAAAAACAAGTTGAAATTGGCGCATTAGCTCAAGCAGATTTGTTGCAAATAAGACAACAAAAAGCTAATGATGAGTTGGAAGTGGTAAGAGCAGAAAATAATTTAGAGATTTCGTACTTACAGCTAAAGCAAGCCCTTCAAATTCCTGCAGATCAAGAATTTGATATTGAAATCCCTGAATTGCCAGAACCAAACGAGGGTGAGTTAATGGAATCCTCTTCGAATGTTTATCAATATGCCTTGCAAAATCAGCCTGTTATTAAAGCAGCTGAATTTAGAAAAGAAAGTGCAATGAGAGGAATTGGAGTGGCGAGAAGTGGCTACTACCCTTCTTTGAGCTTAAATGCAGGAATATCAACTAACTATTCCAGTGCTGCCCCAGATCGATTCCCTGTTTTGGGCTCTGAGAACGTAACAATTCCTCAAGAGATCGGATATGTTCCTTTGCCGAATGGTGAACGCCAACCTGTTTTTGATGACGTGACTGTCCCTTCTGAATCTGCTGAAAATACCTATTGGAATCAATTAGATTTTAACCAAAGAAGATTTGTCGGACTAAGTTTAAACATTCCAATATTCAACCGTTTTCAAGTGAAAAATAATGTTCAACAATCCATTATCAATCATAAAAGAAGTGAATATCAATTGACTTCTGCTAAAAATCAGTTACAGCAGACCATTGAGCAAGCGTATTTGGATGTAAAAGCAGCAGCAAAATCTTATCAAGCCTTGAAAAACAGCTATGAGGCTGCTGAATTAAGTTTCAGAAATGCAGAACAACGACTGGAATTAGGAGCAACGGATGCCGTTGAATTCACACAAATAAAAAATGACTTCGAAAGAGTAAAATCGGATCTCATTCGAGCAAAATACGATTACATATTTAAACTTAAAGTATTGGACTTTTATCAAGGGAAACCTTTAAACTTTTAA
- a CDS encoding SatD family protein, with amino-acid sequence MIAVITGDIINSTEQASINWLKELKSVLNQYGNSPKKWEIYRGDSFQLKLPVEKAILTAFHIKATIKKIKNKDVRMGIGIGLEESVSKKISESNGTAYQNSGLCFEALKKSNLAIKSNDADWDDPLNIMLELVLFIADKWTISQAEVIKASIENPDKNQNQLAELLEKTQSTISTSLDRSGYNSLQKIFDYYKKQTQLL; translated from the coding sequence ATGATAGCAGTAATAACAGGCGATATTATCAACTCAACTGAACAGGCATCTATTAATTGGTTAAAAGAACTGAAATCAGTTTTAAATCAATATGGAAATAGCCCAAAAAAATGGGAAATCTATAGAGGGGACAGTTTCCAATTGAAACTTCCCGTTGAAAAAGCCATTTTAACCGCTTTTCATATTAAAGCCACCATCAAAAAAATTAAAAACAAAGATGTCAGAATGGGCATTGGAATCGGCCTAGAAGAGTCCGTTTCCAAAAAAATATCAGAATCAAACGGTACTGCCTATCAAAATTCAGGCTTATGTTTTGAGGCTCTTAAAAAGAGTAATCTGGCTATTAAATCAAATGATGCTGACTGGGACGACCCTTTAAATATAATGTTGGAATTAGTGCTTTTTATTGCAGATAAATGGACTATAAGTCAAGCTGAAGTTATAAAAGCGAGCATTGAGAACCCTGATAAAAACCAAAATCAACTTGCAGAACTTTTAGAAAAAACTCAAAGTACCATAAGCACATCTCTAGACAGAAGTGGATATAACAGCCTACAAAAAATATTTGACTATTATAAGAAACAAACTCAATTGTTATGA
- the trpB gene encoding tryptophan synthase subunit beta — MEIKIDENGYYGEFGGAYIPELLHPNIEELRNNYLKISAEPAFQEEFKALLKDYVGRPTSLYLAKRLSEKHGAKIYLKREDLNHTGAHKINNAIGQALLAKRLGKKKIIAETGAGQHGVATATACALLDLPCKVFMGEVDMERQKPNVERMRILGAEVIPATSGSRTLKDATNEAMRYWINNPDDTHYIIGSVVGPHPFPDMVTRFQSVISEEMMAQLQEQEGTNAPDYVVACVGGGSNAAGAFYHYLNNEKVKLVAVEAAGHGLDSGETAATTARGSSGVLHGFKTLLMQSEDGQVTEPYSISAGLDYPGIGPLHAHLYASKRGIFKYVTDKEAMDAGVELSKLEGIIPAVETAHALAALDQFEFKKDDIVVINLSGRGDKDLQTYINFGNY, encoded by the coding sequence ATGGAAATAAAAATAGATGAAAACGGATATTATGGAGAATTTGGAGGAGCTTACATTCCAGAGCTTTTGCATCCGAATATCGAGGAGCTAAGAAATAATTATTTAAAAATATCTGCAGAGCCTGCGTTTCAAGAAGAGTTTAAAGCTTTGTTGAAGGACTATGTAGGTCGACCAACTTCATTATATTTGGCAAAAAGACTCTCTGAGAAGCATGGAGCTAAAATCTATCTCAAAAGAGAGGATTTGAACCATACAGGAGCTCATAAAATCAACAATGCCATTGGGCAAGCATTATTAGCAAAACGATTGGGTAAAAAGAAGATCATTGCCGAAACTGGTGCCGGACAGCATGGTGTGGCAACTGCTACGGCTTGTGCATTGCTAGACTTACCTTGTAAAGTTTTTATGGGGGAAGTGGATATGGAAAGACAAAAGCCCAATGTAGAGCGTATGCGTATCCTTGGGGCAGAAGTGATTCCTGCTACTTCTGGGTCCAGAACTTTGAAAGATGCCACAAACGAAGCCATGAGATATTGGATAAATAACCCAGATGATACACATTATATTATTGGTTCTGTGGTAGGGCCACATCCTTTTCCTGATATGGTGACACGTTTCCAGTCCGTTATTAGCGAAGAAATGATGGCGCAATTGCAAGAGCAAGAAGGCACTAACGCACCAGATTATGTGGTGGCTTGTGTAGGTGGAGGTAGTAATGCCGCTGGCGCTTTTTACCATTACTTAAATAATGAAAAGGTGAAATTGGTTGCCGTTGAAGCGGCCGGTCATGGTCTGGATAGCGGTGAAACGGCTGCTACAACTGCCAGAGGTAGTTCTGGTGTACTGCATGGTTTTAAAACATTACTCATGCAATCTGAAGATGGTCAGGTAACAGAGCCGTATTCAATTTCGGCAGGCTTAGACTATCCGGGTATAGGGCCATTGCATGCTCACTTATATGCCAGCAAAAGAGGGATCTTTAAATATGTGACCGACAAAGAGGCTATGGATGCGGGAGTGGAATTAAGTAAGTTGGAAGGTATTATTCCAGCTGTGGAAACTGCCCATGCTTTGGCTGCTTTAGATCAATTTGAATTTAAAAAAGACGATATTGTAGTGATTAATTTGTCTGGAAGAGGTGACAAAGACTTGCAGACTTACATCAACTTTGGCAATTATTGA
- the aroF gene encoding 3-deoxy-7-phosphoheptulonate synthase translates to MILQLEKNINNTQKEDLISSLGKFTKSVSEVQTQKGFYLVALEKGDIDIREIGHLEGVKDVHVVSDNYQLVSKKWKVSPAEIKLRDGDILSQNHFNIMAGPCSIENEDQVDAVIAHLVKNNVKIMRGGVYKPRSSPYSFRGLGMEGLKMWHDKAKAAGIKIITEVMQVSQVEEMYDFIDIYQVGARNTQNFNLLDELGKVDKPVMIKRGVSGTIEELLYSAEYVFSGGNEDLILCERGIRTFENMTRNTLDINAIPVLRDRSHLPVVIDPSHGIGIRKYVEPVALAGIMAGADGVIYELHPDPEKAMSDGQQSLYFEESSAMVNKMRKAYELRGELN, encoded by the coding sequence ATGATATTACAATTAGAAAAAAACATAAACAATACCCAAAAGGAAGACCTAATCTCTTCATTGGGTAAATTCACAAAGTCAGTAAGCGAAGTCCAAACTCAAAAAGGCTTTTATCTGGTAGCCTTGGAAAAAGGGGATATTGACATTCGTGAGATAGGACATCTTGAAGGAGTAAAAGATGTACATGTGGTCTCGGATAACTATCAATTGGTATCCAAAAAGTGGAAGGTAAGCCCAGCAGAAATCAAATTACGTGATGGCGATATTCTTTCGCAAAACCATTTTAATATTATGGCAGGTCCATGCAGTATTGAAAATGAAGATCAAGTAGATGCAGTGATAGCGCATTTGGTAAAAAATAATGTAAAAATTATGCGAGGTGGAGTTTACAAGCCCAGAAGCTCACCTTACTCATTCCGAGGATTAGGTATGGAAGGCTTGAAAATGTGGCATGATAAAGCCAAAGCTGCTGGTATTAAAATCATCACTGAAGTAATGCAGGTTTCGCAAGTAGAGGAAATGTATGATTTCATTGATATCTATCAGGTAGGGGCTCGGAATACCCAAAATTTCAACCTTCTGGATGAATTGGGCAAAGTGGATAAGCCGGTTATGATTAAAAGAGGTGTGAGCGGAACAATTGAAGAATTACTTTATTCTGCTGAATATGTTTTCAGTGGAGGTAATGAAGATTTGATATTATGCGAAAGAGGAATCAGAACTTTCGAAAATATGACTCGAAATACTCTGGATATCAATGCAATTCCGGTTTTAAGAGATCGATCGCATTTACCAGTGGTTATAGATCCATCACATGGCATCGGAATCAGGAAATATGTGGAACCTGTGGCATTAGCGGGAATTATGGCAGGAGCAGATGGCGTAATTTATGAATTGCACCCTGATCCGGAAAAAGCGATGAGTGACGGGCAGCAATCATTATATTTTGAAGAAAGTAGTGCAATGGTCAATAAGATGAGGAAAGCTTATGAATTGAGAGGTGAATTGAATTGA
- the trpC gene encoding indole-3-glycerol phosphate synthase TrpC: MNILQQIAEYKKAEVAERQKLFPVEFLKQKLYYKSTPVSLKSYVMDETKTGIIAEIKRKSPSEGKINSHISVEEVSIGYMQSGASALSVLTDQPSFGGSLKDLEVARKFNYCPILRKDFMLDPYQVYEAKAHGADAILLIAAMIDKSLCQDLAQLAHELGMEVLLEVHNQEELDSHYGNYADLVGINSRDLKSFNTDLEVARKLANQLPTDVPKIAESGLKTPEDVVAMKRAGFDGFLIGTSFMKSSEPGKACQRFSQQVKSLLAEGVAKPTA; the protein is encoded by the coding sequence ATGAACATATTACAACAAATAGCAGAATATAAGAAAGCAGAAGTAGCAGAGCGTCAAAAGCTATTTCCAGTGGAGTTTTTGAAGCAAAAGTTATACTACAAATCAACGCCAGTCAGTTTGAAATCCTATGTGATGGATGAGACGAAAACGGGAATTATAGCGGAGATCAAAAGAAAGTCGCCATCAGAAGGAAAGATTAATTCACACATTTCAGTGGAGGAAGTTTCTATTGGCTATATGCAAAGCGGAGCAAGTGCATTGTCCGTTTTAACGGATCAGCCTTCCTTTGGTGGAAGTTTGAAAGATTTGGAAGTAGCTAGAAAATTCAATTACTGCCCGATACTTCGAAAAGATTTTATGCTGGATCCTTATCAAGTGTATGAAGCCAAAGCACATGGTGCAGATGCGATACTATTGATTGCGGCCATGATTGATAAATCCTTATGCCAGGATTTAGCTCAATTGGCACATGAATTAGGAATGGAGGTTTTATTGGAAGTCCATAATCAGGAAGAATTAGATTCTCATTATGGCAATTATGCCGATTTAGTGGGAATCAACAGTCGAGATTTGAAAAGCTTTAATACTGATTTAGAAGTGGCTAGGAAATTGGCAAACCAACTTCCAACTGATGTTCCTAAAATTGCAGAAAGTGGTTTGAAAACACCTGAGGATGTGGTGGCCATGAAGAGAGCTGGATTTGATGGGTTTTTAATTGGGACTTCATTTATGAAAAGCAGTGAGCCGGGTAAAGCCTGTCAGCGATTTTCTCAGCAAGTGAAAAGCTTATTGGCGGAAGGAGTAGCTAAACCAACTGCTTAA
- the trpD gene encoding anthranilate phosphoribosyltransferase encodes MKELINRLSQYNTLTKEEAKAIFLRIGQGEFNNSELAAFMTLFMIRPVTVEELSGFRDGLMELRVPIDLSAYDGMDLCGTGGDGKNTFNISTMSAFVVAACGQNVVKHGNYGVSSKCGSSNLLEHFGYEFTNEQAELERQLDGSGICFLHAPKFHPAMRFVGPIRKELGVKTFFNMLGPLVNPALPKKQMAGVFSHELARIYSYLFQESDAQYSVVYDLEGYDECSLTGETKVFSSKGEQIVKPSDFGLDLIKAEEIHGGETIEEAAKIFTDILKGEGTKVQNSVVYANSALALKAAGKYDSLQDATEAAREAVESGKALQVFKKLAP; translated from the coding sequence ATGAAAGAACTTATAAATAGATTATCACAATATAATACCTTGACCAAGGAAGAAGCGAAAGCTATTTTTTTACGGATTGGACAAGGAGAATTTAATAATTCAGAGTTGGCGGCATTCATGACGCTTTTTATGATTCGTCCTGTGACAGTGGAGGAATTAAGTGGGTTCCGTGACGGTTTGATGGAATTACGTGTACCTATTGATTTGTCAGCTTATGACGGTATGGATTTGTGTGGAACTGGTGGTGATGGTAAAAATACTTTCAATATCAGCACCATGTCAGCATTCGTGGTTGCAGCATGTGGTCAAAATGTAGTAAAGCATGGGAACTATGGAGTTTCGTCAAAATGCGGAAGTTCTAACTTATTGGAGCATTTTGGCTATGAATTTACTAATGAACAAGCAGAATTAGAACGACAGTTAGATGGAAGCGGAATTTGTTTTCTACACGCTCCAAAATTTCATCCGGCCATGCGGTTTGTGGGCCCAATTCGAAAAGAATTAGGAGTAAAAACTTTCTTTAATATGCTGGGGCCATTAGTTAATCCTGCTCTTCCGAAAAAACAAATGGCAGGTGTTTTTAGTCATGAATTAGCCCGGATTTATTCCTATTTATTTCAAGAATCTGATGCACAGTATAGTGTGGTGTATGACCTGGAAGGATATGATGAGTGTTCTCTCACTGGGGAAACCAAGGTGTTTTCTTCAAAAGGAGAACAAATTGTGAAGCCTTCTGACTTTGGATTGGATCTGATAAAAGCCGAAGAAATACATGGAGGAGAAACCATCGAAGAAGCAGCTAAAATTTTTACTGATATCTTAAAAGGCGAAGGAACCAAAGTACAAAATTCTGTGGTTTATGCCAATAGTGCGCTGGCCTTAAAAGCAGCAGGCAAATACGATAGTTTGCAAGATGCTACCGAAGCAGCAAGAGAAGCCGTTGAGTCAGGTAAAGCCCTGCAAGTGTTTAAAAAGTTAGCCCCCTAG